The following is a genomic window from candidate division WOR-3 bacterium.
GTCCTGCCGGACTTCGCCGGCACGTACTTTCCGCCAATGAAGTTCTTGTACTCCGTTGCCACAGGGTCTCCTTTGCTATGGGGAAAGGAGAAAGTAGAAATGTCGAAGTCCCGACTTGGGATTTCCCACTTTCAACTTTGCCTCCGCCTTCAGTCCGTTACCAATCGGACAGTATCCTCCGCCGTCACGGCCGGAACGATGCCCTTGATCTCCCACGTCCTGAGCCCGACCACCTTCTTGCCCGCTTTCAGGGCGAATCCGATCTCCGATAGCGTACCGTAGGACCCGCCAACTGCAATGAGGGCATCAGCGGTCCGGATGATGGCGAGATTCCGCGCCTCGTTGATTCCAGTCGCGATGGCAACGTCGACGTACCGGTTGGCGTCGGCGCGGTCAGGGCCGGGCAGAATTCCAATCGTCGTGCCACCCGCGGCCTTCGCGCCCCGGCACGCCGCCTCCATCACGCCGCCCATTCCGCCGCAGACCAACACGGCCCCGGCCG
Proteins encoded in this region:
- a CDS encoding TIGR00725 family protein: MSARRYIGVIGAGECDTELARVAEDVGGRIAAAGAVLVCGGMGGVMEAACRGAKAAGGTTIGILPGPDRADANRYVDVAIATGINEARNLAIIRTADALIAVGGSYGTLSEIGFALKAGKKVVGLRTWEIKGIVPAVTAEDTVRLVTD